The sequence CAAGTGCTTTTGCTATCAATGTTTTACCAGTTCCAGGCGGACCGTGAAGTAAAATTCCCTTTGGACTTTCTACATTTACATAATCATAAGCTTCTTTGTATTTCATAGGCCATTCAACTGCTTCACGTAATTCTTCTTTTAATTCATCAAGACCTCCTACATCATCCCAACTAACATTAGGAGTTTGAACTTGAACTTCTCGCAGTGCACTTGGTCTGACTTCTTTTAATGCATCTTGGAAATCATCTCGAGTAATCTTTATTTTCTGAAGAATTTCTGTAGATATTTTTTCCTCACTTAGATCAACTTTTTCAATATCAAGAATTTTGCGTAGAGATATCATTGCAGCTTCCTTGGCTAACACTTCTAAATCAGCGCCTACAAATCCATGTGTGGTCTTTGAAATTTCTTTAAGATCAACTTTTTCATCAATTGGCATTCCACGTGTATGAATTGATAGAATGTCAAATCTTCCTTCTTCATCAGGAATTCCAATTTCAATTTCTCTGTCAAATCTTCCAGGTCTTCTAAGTGCAGGATCAATTGAATCAGGTCTATTAGTAGCAGCAATTACTACAACTTTTCCTCTAGATTTCATCCCATCCATTAATGTTAACAATTGTGAGACTATTCTCTTCTCAAGTTCGCCAGATACTTCATCTCTTTTTGGTGCAATTGAATCAATTTCATCAATGAAGATAATACTTGGAGCATTTTCTTCAGCTTGTGTAAATATTTCTCTAATTCTCTCTTCACTTTCTCCATAATGTTTTCCCATAATTTCAGGGCCGCTAAGAGAGATAAAGTGGGCATTAGTTTCACCTGCAACTGCTTTTGCAAGAAGAGTCTTTCCCGTACCTGGAGGTCCATACAATAACACACCTTTTGGTGCATCAACACCTATTTTCTCAAACAATTCTGGATGTCTCATTGGAAGTTCAACCATCTCACGAATTTTTAGAACTTCACGTTTTAATCCTCCAAGTTCATCATATGTTATTCTTGGAACAGATGCATCAATCGCTTTTGTCATTGCACCAAGCTTGAAGATAGTTTCTTCTGTAACAATAACTGGTTTTGATGGTTTTGTATTGGTTACAACAAATTGTATTTTTCCACCCATTGAAGTTGGTAGTTGAATTGAATCATGTACAGTAAATACATGGTTTTGGAATGAATTTATCATGAAATAATGTAATTGTTCTTCATCAATTTGTAATTTTTCAGTTGGAGATAATGTAATTTGTTCAGCATTAAATGCTTCAACAGGTTTTATAGAGATTTTATCTCCAATAGCTGCTCCAATATTTTGTCTTGTAATTCCATCTATTTTGATAATTCCTGTGCCATATTCTTCAGTTGAACCTGGCCATAATTTTACATGGGTTTTTTTGTTATATGTTAATTCTAATATTTGCCCTGTATTCCATTTCTGATCCTCAATAATTTTAGGATCAACAATTGCTCTACCCATCCTTACATGTTGTTGTGGAATTTCATCTATTCTTAAAATAATTTCACTCATATTTTTACCTCAAAAATTATGGGAGGTTTATTCAACCTCCACCGTTTTGCCTTTTGGTTTTTCTTCTTCAATTAACTTGAAGACTATTTGTAAAACTCCGTTTTTGTAAGAAGCCTTTGCAGAGTTTTCATCAATTTTTTGTTGTACTGGAACTTTAACATGATATTTCTTTTTGTCATGTTCTGCAGAAAGTTCTACAATCTTGTTTTCAACAACAACTTTGACATCAGTTTTTTCAACTCCTGGCATCTCAGCTATGAGTTTTACTACTTTTTCTTTTTCATCGACTATTGTATCGACTACTGGTTCTCGTGTATCAGAAGTTGGAAGAAGTCCTGGTTTGACATTTCCATATTCCTTTACAACAGGTTTTCCATCTGGACCAACAGTCATTGTGTATCCATAACAATATGGACCAGTGGTAGAACCATTACCCTTGAATTCCTCAAAAATGTCATCTATGTTAAAAAAAGAGTTTGACATTCTCTTGAAGATTCTATCAAATTCACTATCAAAGAACATTGTCATATTCACCTATACTATGTAATGTATATGACATTATATAAAGATTATTGTAATTTTCTTGATTTCTTACATAATCCTATTATAATTGACATAATATAATAATCTTTAATGAGAGTGGCCAGCATGTCCATACCAGAGATTGTAAGGGAGATAATTACTAGAAATCGATCGATTTATGATTGTATGAAAATGGATCTGATAAACTACACAGCATTAGCAGTAAAGATTCAACCAGAGATTGAAAAAATACTAGGAAATTCTGTTAATCTCAATACTGTAGTAGTTGCAATAAAGCGATATGCAGATTCATTTGAGTCTAAAGATGAGGTAAAAGATGGATCAGTTTTGAAAAATGCTCGGTTGGCATTAACTGATGGAATTATGGATATCAAATTTTCAGTTAAGGAATCTGGTGAGATGGATCCTATGGCTATTTTGGATAAATTCTCCAAGATTACTAATAATTACGAATTTTTTAGGTTATCTGATTCTTTTAGATTTCTTACTGAAGACTTGGAGGATATCCGACAAATTTTCAATAATGTCCCAAGTAGGGAAGATATGTTCAGTACTGGGCTTGCAAAGATTAGAATTTCAATTCCTAATGCTCAAAATCAGTCAGATGTTGTCTCTTATGTTGCGGAGGTATTACATACAAATGGAATTGAGCTTGTAAATGCATTTTTTAGTCAAGATAGCATCATCGTTATTCTAAATGAAAAAGATGCTTCAAGGGCTTATGATATTTTACATTCGGATATAATGAGAGCCTAAAAATTTTTGTTAATAAGTAATACCCATTTTTGATGTTATCTCATAGGATATATTCAGTAATTTTATGGGTACAGGTAAATGGCTAGAAATAAGAAAAAAATTGTTGTTTTAGGTGGAGGTTTTGCAGGTTTAGAATGTACTATAAAATTAGAGAAATTTTTTAAGAATGATTTAGAAATTGAGATTGTTTTAGTTAGTGAGGATAATTTCTTATTATTTACTCCAATGTTGCCACAGGTAGCATCTGGGATGATTGAAACTAGACATATTGTAATGCCAATTAGAACAATTACTAAAAAAGCGGTTTTTTATGAAGGCAGAGTCAAAAATATTGATCCGTATGGAAAGATTGTCAATTTATGGGGAAGTAGAGATAAAAGAGGAATTTCGATTCATTACGATTTTTTAGTTGTTGCATTAGGAAGTGAAACCAATTTTTTTGGAATGAGTGATCTTGAAAAGAATGCTTACCAGATGAAGACACTCAATGATGCAGTTCTTGTAAGAAATAGGATTATTGATATGTTAGAGCAGGCTGAAAATGAAACTAACCCAATTTTAAAGAAAAGTTTTCTAACATTTGTGATTGTAGGCGGAGGTTTTGCAGGAATAGAAACTGCAGGAGAATTGATGGATTTTCTTTTGGATGTGAGAAAATATTATCCAAATATCAAACGAGAGGATATTCGCGTAATTGTTTTAGAAGCACTGCAAAATATTTTACCTGGTTTCAGTGAAAGTCTTGCAAAGTTTGCCCAAGAAAAATTATCTGGGCGTGGAATCGAGATTAAGCTTCAAACAGCTGTTACGAGTTTTAATGGAGATGAAGTGATGATTAAGAGATCAGATATTGATAAAGATGCAATTGATGATTCAATGGTAAGTTCAATTCAATCAAAAACCGTAATTTGGACTGCCGGTGTTACTCCAGTTAATACAATCAAAAGATCACTATTCAAAACAGACAAGGGAAAAATTATCGTTGATGATAATTTAGAAGTGGTCGACTTTCCAGGGGTTTTTGCAATAGGTGATTGTGCATTATTTTTAGATCCTAAAACTCAAAGACCTTTTGCACCTACTGCTCAAATTGCAGAAGCTCAAGCAAAAGTTGCTGCAAAAAATCTTTATTCTTTGATTAAAAATAAAGAAAAAACGAAATTTGTTTATGAATCAAAAGGGCAGATGGCAATAATTGGGAAAAGAACAGGAATTGCCTCGTTTTTGGGAATGAATATTCACGGTATTGTTGCATGGCTTCTCTGGAGAAATGTTTACTTGTCAAAAATACCTACATGGGATAAGCGTTTCAGAGTATTTCTTGATTGGACAGCAGATGTTTTCTTTGATAGAGATATCTCCAGATTGAAATTCATGAGACGTGAGCCAGAAAAAGAATACAAGGTTTTGGATGAAGTAGATGATGTTTGGTAAAAATAGAATGCCCCCCTTTTACGCGTAAATTTAGACGGGACTAGAAAGTTTAGAATTTAATATTTCTAAGGCCTTCAAGAAGATTACTTAGGCCATCAATGTTACCTAAACCATATTTTGCAATTTCTTGAACGATTTCTTGTTGAGACAAATTTTTGGCATTATCAATTAATCTCTTAATCCATGAATCTGTTTTAGGATCTAATTTCTGTGCAATTTTTTCAATATTACCATTATCTATTAAACTCAAAATTGGTTTCAGCATTTTTTTTGTGTAGATTATTCCATCAGCTGTTATGTTAAATTTTTCACTTAATTCTCCTTCGGGTTTCGATCCTGCTCCTATAATATCATTCAAATTTTTAGGAACTACTTTTATCAATTCCATTTTTGTCAAATTGTATAATCCTTCAGTTACATCTTTTTTTCCAAAACGTTCATCCATTGCAGTAATGCAACAATCTTTGAGAATTTGCATTGCTGATCTACTTTCTTCTTTATCATGTAGATAGATCAATGCCCATCTTTGGAATGATGATAACAAGTGAGGTGGATCAGCATAAACCAATTAGTTCAGATCAAGAAATGCACTACTTGTTAATTAATTAGATCAAAAAACCTTAATCATAAAATTTCACAATATATGAATTCTGTAATAATTTCAAGAAATCATCTCATAGTTTCATTAGTTTCAGAACATAAGATATCAAAATCCGTTTCTATACTGTCTAATGAAATTTTCAGTTCTCCAGGTAAATTATCTACCAAAGTCACAAATTCGGTAAGAGTTGTTGCTTCAGGCTCTTGATAACTAAATTTTGAAGAAAATCTTTTCAATTCACCATACATTGTATTAGAATCTCCTCTAACTTGGGTGTAAAATGAAAGTCCATTAAGATTTTTCTTTATAATACGATGAAAATGAACTGCTTGATCAATTGAAAGTATTTCTTCTAATAATGTCCACAATATAGCTGAAATCTCAGAATGTTTGCTTGATAATAACAAAGAGCGATAACTTACATTATTTAGCATTCTTTTAATTCCTCTTGGATTTGTTGGTCCAAATCTAGACATCATATGAAGAAGAATTTGGGGCATATTGGGTACTATTGTTTTAGTAAAATCCACAATCAAAGCTTGGGAAGGAACAGGAATGGCAATTCTAACTTGGAATATTTTTTCAAGATAATCACGTCCTTCTTTTTGCGTATTTGGATCTATTCCATATTTTTTGTACCAAGCATGTTGAAGGCGCTTAAAATCAACGGCTGCTATGAATACAGTATTTTCCACATCAAGAAATAATTTCATCATTGCCACAAATCACAATTCTAGAGTATGGGACGGTTACAGGAATGAATTTTTCGGTTTCCTGTTTTTTGGTAAAGACGTCAATTCCATTTTTCAAGATCAGTTTCTGTCCTGAAATGGAAACACCGCATCCATACCCTGATAGCACCTTGATGTCATAGTGATTGTTTTTTCCACGCAATGTCATTTCCATTTTCTCCATTTGCAAAATGAAAATGGTTCACGTATGGTATGATGACAGAGTTTCATTTTTCTGACTTTGTGCCCATACTGCGACCATTTTGCCGTCATTTGTGGGAAAAGATGTTCATTTTTCATTTTTCCACGCTCACAAAAGTGGAAAATCCATTCCCACACAACCACTCATTTTCTTACAAGTCCATGTTGCAGTTCATGCAATACTTTTGACCATCAGGAAGTGTGTCTATCATTTTCTTTGGATGCTTACATTTTGGAACAAGTTCTGCCCTGATCTTCTGCAGATTGGAAATTACAGTTTCATCATAAGTTAGAATTGCTTTTGCAACATCTTCAACTTCGGTTTTGTAATTCCAATTCTTTTTGAAGTGCTCCATTGCTTGTTTTCTTTGGTCTATCCACCAATCAAGCATCTTGATTGCTTTTTTGACTGTCATTGATTGGTATTGATCAAAAACAAGATCTTAAGCAAATCCCAAACAATAACCCGTAGCTATACTTTCTAGTCCCGTCTAAAATTACGCGTAAAAGGGGGGCATTCTATTTTTGATGATGTTTGGTAATCTAAAATTATTTTTAATTAATTTTTTGAATTAGAATATACAAAAATTGAAATTTATAGAAACTTTCTTTTCAAACTATAAACAAAAATTGCGGGTGCCAAGAAATACATGCCTAAATTCATGACAATTATTCCTATTCCATATCCCAACATATCTTCTTCTGAATTAACATCTACATAATTCAGAATTGATAATGAAGTCAACATTGGAGTAATGGAGAATTTTACTAATTCCTTGAAAACAGTATTCTCCCTCTCAAAATCAGCGATAGTTGGTGAAAATGAATAATAGAATTGGTTGAAACTGGTCATAAATGCAGTACCAGATTCAGTTGATAAAATAGTATTATCTCTGAGTTCTCTTAATTGTTGAACTTGGGGTGCAAGTTCAGAACCATAAGTTGCAGTAGCGATTAGGCATCCGCCACCCTCTTGATTCTCATCTGATTGTGATGTATTATTTTGATTTGGATTAGATAAAATTTCAAAAGAGTCAATTGTTTCTTCAAATCTTGAAAGTTGGGAATCAAATTCATTTACGCCATTACTGTATGAAAGAGTGTAAAATTTTTCGTTACCATAAACCATTATTTCTCTAAATTTTACATTATATGATTGTCCATCTGATGAAAAATTTCCTTCGGCATCAATTGCATATGCTTCATTTCCATGAACGGTAATCTTTTCTTGAGAAATTACATTCAAATTTCCGGATTCAACTGCTTGCCTTATAGTTTCAATTTTTTCGGAGATGAGATCATCAAGACTTCTTTGGTTCGTTAACTGTACCGTCAAAGAAATTACTGGGTTAATCTCTCCAATTTTTGGTCCGACAGCTACTACGTCAGGAGAATTTGGTTGTGATTTGTCAGGCTGTTGTAATAACCAACCTTCAGGTACGCTAAATGCAATTTCATGTTCCATACTTTCATATTTTTGGTTACCAGTTGAGGGAGTTGCAACAGACTGTATACGTTTAGGCTCAGATAATTCAAGAAGATTTGGAATATCAGATTCGCTAACAATTGTAACCTTAGTGATTCTTACATCTTCAGGATTTACAGGTCTGTCATTGGCGTCTGTTTGAACTGCTGCAATCTTATCAAGTGTTTCAAAACTTTCTGCAGTTACCAATCTGCCAAATACTGTGTATTGCTCATCAAGGAAGTTAGAATCTTTATGGACAATGAAAAATTGAGAACCTGCACTGTTTGGATCAGCAGATCTTGCCATTGAAACAATTCCACGATTATGCTTTATTGTATTAAATTCTGCGTTGATTCTTTCATCAGGTCCTCCTGTTCCCCAAGTGTTTGGATCACCATCTATTGTATTTGGATCACCACCTTGAATCATAAAATCTGGAATTATCCTATGAAAGAGAGTTCCATCATAATATCCACTTAGAGATAATTTAATAAAATTTTCAACATGTGTTGGTGCGTCAGCAGGAAAAAATCCAATTGCAATTTTTCCTAAATTTGTTTCCAAAATGACAGTAGGATTGGTAAAATCATGAAGGTTTACAGTTTGGGCAAATGCTGGATTTCCAAAACTTGTTAAAAATAAAGATAAAGTTATGGTTAGAAATATTTTATTCAATATTTTTTTTCAAAATAGCTTACATAAAAGCCAATTGTATTAGTTTTTAACAACCTCAAATAAAATTACTACATGCAACCTGATGAAAAGATTCAGGCACATTTAGTTTCAGTCTGGAGAGAATCTAAAAAATTCTTTTCAATAGGTGGAAAAGAAGGAATGCTAATTTTGACTGATAAACATCTCATGTTTATTCATAAAACTGAATCAAAAATGAATTGGTGGAAAGCCATAACTCAAAGACAAGTGGTTAATTTTATCAAATCAAAAAATACTATGATTCGCCATGACGGATATGATGAAAAAGAGTTAATGAATGATTTAGAAGATGAGAGAAATATTGAGTTATCATTTGACAATATTTCTAATATTAGTTATGAAGAAAAGGATTGGGGTACTCCACTATTAATAGAATATGAAAAAGATGGGAAACAAGAGAAATTTCAATATTCAATTGCTCAAGATTGGGTAAAATATCCTGTAAAAGAGCCCATGAAATACATGAAGGTGGATTGGAAACCTTTTGTGCAATATATTAAAGACAGGCAGAAATTTACAAAGTAAAATTGGGAAAAATTTTTGCTGTTGGTGTTGGACCTGGCTCTCCAAAATATGTAACTGAGATAGTAAAGGAGATTATTGAGAATTGTGATGTTATAATTGGCTACAAATACACTCTGAAAACTATCGAGTACTTAACTGAAGGAAAAGAAGTTTATGAAATCACTATGAATAATCAAGAGGAATCTTATCAGAAAATTCTTCCAGAACTCGGTGATAAAACGCTAGTAATTCCATTTACAGGTGATGTGAATTTTTCAGAGTCAGAAGTGGTGGATAGGTTAATAGAAATTTTTGGAAAAGTGGAAATAATTCCGGGTATTAGTTCAATTCAGGTTGCTGCATCAAGGGCTCAAGTTCCTCTTGATAAATCAAAAATAATTACAATGCACGTAACAACTCCAATTGATGATAAAAAGTTAGAATTGCAAAAGGCACTGATTGATGGTTTTAGTGTAATTTTAGTTCCAAGACCATGGCCAAAACAACCTGACAAACATTTTATGCCATCAGAGATTGCAGCTTATCTTCGAGTAAATAATTTTGATACTAGTAAAATTAAGGTTCATGTTTATGAGGCAATAACAACTGAAAACGAGACAAGTTTTGTAGGAACTGTAAAAGATTTGGAGGGGAAAGAATTTTCAGATTTATCAGTAATGGTATTTAATCAAACGAGTTTGGACTCATACATGAATTACAAATGGCAGTGGAAAAATTAATTTCCCGAGTTTTTGCCTTGACCTAAAACTAAACTATCAGAACTTGGAAAAACATATGCTACAATTCCCATCCATTGATAATCAGGATCATACAATCTATAGAATCCTGCATCATTAAATGTAATAGAAACTGATTTGCCAGGCAAAATTTCTCCTGTGGATATTCTACCATCTGCTGTATATCTATCATAACGAGAACCATAATTTTCTTTTCCACTTTGAATACTATGCGATACAACATCATCATTTACAATAGTTATAGTTGTACCTGGTTGTACTGAAATTCTATCATGAGAAAAGAACCTCAGACTAATATTAGAACTATCTGTGGGATTAATTCCAGGAATAACATCATCAGTTGATTTTAGTCCAGCTGAACCTTTAAGAATACGAATAGTTAGATCAGTTGATTTTAACTCTGTAGAAACTGGTGTGATTTTAGATAGTTTAGATAGTTTTGTTGTATAAAGTACTTTGTAACTATCATCAGAGGTCGTAATTCTTCCAGTAAAACCATAAACAGATGCATCCTTGCTTTCTTCAACTAATCTTCCAAAGAAGCTTATCGAAGTATCTAATCCCCTAGAACTTTCTACATTTCCATTAATTCTAATATATTGGCCTTCACGTAAGAATTTTCCATCTAATTTAGAAATTGTAAACTCTTCATCATCTAATGTGATAAATCCATCTTCCGTTACAAAATTAATTGTGCTTCCACTTTGCTTTTGAGAAGATAACCCTAGATCAATTTCTGATATTTTGATTGATTCTTCAGTTACAGCGAATCCAGAACCTTCTAAAAGATATGGTTGATTCTGAGAAACCTCAGCATATGACTCATTGATGAAATATCCTGATGAAACAGCAAGTAATACTAGTAGAGATATAGCTGCTTTCATGATTAATTTCTCATCTAATTTGGTTTATAATTTGCTATTAAATTATTTTAGACTGATTAGGCAAAACCATGGATAATATCGAAAATTAAAAGCCAGGCATCTCAAAACCTTCTTGTTGGGCTAATTCTAACATGTAAAATTCAAGATAGCCTCCTGCCAAAAGAAGAGCTATAACAATTCCAACTTCGAAAAGTGTTGGTTTGATAAATTGAGTCAGATTGACTTTTTTAGTAATTGCTTTAATCAAAATGAAACTTCTGGAAATTCCTATAGAGTATGCAGTAAGTTCCATCAATCCGAATGGAGATAAAAACAAGATTGCAAGTGGAGGAACGTCAGCTAGAATGGGGGCAGTAGTAACAATAGCGGCAAAAGCAAAGCCTGTAGACCAAGCAGAGAAAATTCCCCAAGCCACTCCAAATCCAGGAATAAACATGGGTAATGCAATAGTAGTGTTATGCACAAAGATTCCAAATGCATCAATATCCAACACAAGTTCTTCAAATTCTAACATGAAGTTTTTAGCATCTTCATCACTAACAGATGTCATAGAACCTAATTGATATGCAGAAGCAAAAATTGCTAAAAATATGAAAAATGTGACCGTTCGAATTTTTTTCACATTGTCATTGATTATGAACGATATTTGAGGGTTGGTGTAAGCGCAGATTTAATTAAACCTGATAGTATTTTTTGATATGAAAAAGGAATTATCCTTTGTCTTAAACTATGCATTAAACAAAGGATTTCAGATTCATCCGGATGCTTTTAAAATATTAGAAAATTTGGATGTAAAAAAATTAGAGAAAATAATTAAAGAAATTGTAAGAGAGAAAACTAGACAAAAATTATTCCAAATCAATCAAGATGATTTAGAGACATATTTAGGAATAAAAGAGGATTTAACCTTGCAAAGTGAAGTTAAGATATTATCCGAGCCTACTGGTAAGATAACATCTGGTGAGGGAGTTAAAGGATACAATGCGTTATTTTCTAGCCGTTTTAACAAATTAAAGCGAATTATTTCTGATAGACCAGAATCAAAAATGTTAAAATCCGCAGCTTCTGTGAAAACTGCAAAATCGGATGATGATATATACGTGTGCGGTCTTGTTTCAACACGAAATTCTGAAAGAAACATCACCAAACTGATCTTGGAGGATCCTTCAGGTTCTTTTGAAGGGATTATTTTCGATAATGAACTACAAAAAACAGCAAATGCTCTTTTGATGGATCAGTTTGTCATGGCCAGAATCAATTTGGGAAAGAATTCAGGCTATATTATCAAAGATTTGATTCTTCCAGATATTCCTGATCAGGCTAAAAATAAATCAGAATCTGAAGCATATGCTGTATTTCTTTCAGACCTGCATATTGGAAGTAAGTACTTTATGGAAGATGAGTTTTCTGAATTTGTTTCTTGGTTATCAAGTCCTGATCCAGTTGCAAGAAAAATTCGTTTTGTCCTAATAGGTGGAGATGTTGTAGATGGTGTTGGAATCTATCCTAATCAAGACAAAGAGTTAGTTTGTCAAACTATTCAAGAGCAGTTAAAAAAGGTAGAGGAGTTAATTGATAAAATTCCAAAAAATGTCAAAATTATCATTATGCCGGGAAATCATGATCCTGGAAGAAGGGCTTTGCCTCAGCCAGCAATCCCAAAAAAATACAATTCTGGCTTATGGGAAAGGGAAAATGTGGTAATGGTTGGAAATCCAGCCTTTGTATCATTAAACGGTGTTAAAATCATGATGTTTCATGGTCAAAGTATTGATGATATTGTTAAGACTACACCTGGTCTAAGTTATGACAAACCGACTAATGTAATGCGACATCTTCTAAGAGCAAGACACCTTAGTCCAATTTATGGAAGTCAGACGCCAATAGCACCAGAGATGGAGGATCTTTTAGTAATTGAAGATATTCCAGATATTTTTCATGTAGGCCATGTTCATAGAGCTGAATTAGATATGTACAAGGGAATTTTATTAGTTAATTCCGGTTCTTGGCAGAAACAGACACCCTTTCAGGCCAGTGTTGGAATGACTCCAAATCCAGGAATAGCTATTATGGTAAATCTAAAAACTTTTCAGGTTTTCCATGAAAATTATAGTTCAAATTCAGACAATGTCTTGCAAAGTTAAATCATCTTTGAATGTTTTTTTTATCATTTCAGATGAGATGGTAAGTTTGTATTTTTTTGTCCTTCCATGAATTCCTTGGTGGATTAGTCTTCCAGTAATAATACCAGATAGTTCAATTTCACTTAGCATTTGTGTGATTCTTCTTTGAGTTAGCTCGTCTCTTCCAACTACTTTACAGAGATTTTTGTATGAGGAATATATTTCCCCTGTTGAAGAGCCGTTTGCCTTCAAAATTGCTAGAATAAGCAATTTTTCATGGAGAGGGTATGATTTGAGGGATGTTTCTTCCTTGTTTTCTTCAATTTTTTGGGTGGCTTCCCTTACATGCTCAATTGTCACTTTTTCAGATTGTTGCCTCTCAGCAATCTCACCTGCTACACGGATTAGATCAATTGCTCTTCTAGCATCACCGTGTTCTCCTCCTGCTAAGGCTGCACATAGATTTAGGGCTGGTTCTTCAACAGAATTCTCTATG comes from Nitrosopumilus sp. and encodes:
- a CDS encoding DNA-directed DNA polymerase II small subunit; the encoded protein is MKKELSFVLNYALNKGFQIHPDAFKILENLDVKKLEKIIKEIVREKTRQKLFQINQDDLETYLGIKEDLTLQSEVKILSEPTGKITSGEGVKGYNALFSSRFNKLKRIISDRPESKMLKSAASVKTAKSDDDIYVCGLVSTRNSERNITKLILEDPSGSFEGIIFDNELQKTANALLMDQFVMARINLGKNSGYIIKDLILPDIPDQAKNKSESEAYAVFLSDLHIGSKYFMEDEFSEFVSWLSSPDPVARKIRFVLIGGDVVDGVGIYPNQDKELVCQTIQEQLKKVEELIDKIPKNVKIIIMPGNHDPGRRALPQPAIPKKYNSGLWERENVVMVGNPAFVSLNGVKIMMFHGQSIDDIVKTTPGLSYDKPTNVMRHLLRARHLSPIYGSQTPIAPEMEDLLVIEDIPDIFHVGHVHRAELDMYKGILLVNSGSWQKQTPFQASVGMTPNPGIAIMVNLKTFQVFHENYSSNSDNVLQS
- a CDS encoding stage II sporulation protein M — encoded protein: MKKIRTVTFFIFLAIFASAYQLGSMTSVSDEDAKNFMLEFEELVLDIDAFGIFVHNTTIALPMFIPGFGVAWGIFSAWSTGFAFAAIVTTAPILADVPPLAILFLSPFGLMELTAYSIGISRSFILIKAITKKVNLTQFIKPTLFEVGIVIALLLAGGYLEFYMLELAQQEGFEMPGF